The genomic window GGTTGTCGCGGTGATGGTCGCCGCCGTCGTGGCGGAAGCACCGGTCATCCCAGCGGTGGTTCCAGTCCTCGTGCCGTCTACGCGCCGATGGTGGACACGTCGATGACGAACCGGTACCGCACGTCGCTGTTCTCGACCCGGTCGTAGGCGGCGTTGATCTCGTCGGCGCCGATCACCTCGATTTCCGCGCCGACCCCGTGCTCGGCG from Mycobacteriales bacterium includes these protein-coding regions:
- a CDS encoding alcohol dehydrogenase, with translation AEHGVGAEIEVIGADEINAAYDRVENSDVRYRFVIDVSTIGA